A DNA window from Accipiter gentilis chromosome 30, bAccGen1.1, whole genome shotgun sequence contains the following coding sequences:
- the PRPH2 gene encoding peripherin-2 codes for MALLKVKFNQKKRVKLAQGLWLMNWFSVFAGIIVFSMGLFLKIELRKRSEVMDNSESHFVPNSLILMGILSCAFNGFAGKICYDSLDPAKFAKWKPFLKPYLALCLFFNILIFFVALICFLMRGSLDSTLAQGLKNGMKFYRDTDTPGRCFMKKTIDMLQIEFKCCGNNGFKDWFEIQWISNRYLDFSSKEVKDRIKSNVDGRYLVDGVPFSCCNPSSPRPCIQYQVTNNSAHYSYDYQTEELNLWRRGCREALLHYYSSMMSSMGAVVLLVWLFEMSVMVGLRLLHTSLESIANPEDPECESEGWVLENNLKDTLKSALESLKKIGKFNQVEADAEGAEGEEGGKTPAITTVS; via the exons ATGGCACTGCTGAAAGTCAAATTCAATCAGAAGAAACGGGTAAAACTAGCGCAGGGACTATGGCTCATGAACTGGTTTTCAGTGTTTGCTGGAATCATTGTTTTTAGCATGGGATTGTTCCTCAAAATTGAACTCCGGAAGCGAAGCGAAGTGATGGACAATTCTGAAAGCCACTTTGTGCCCAATTCTTTGATATTGATGGGTATATTATCCTGCGCCTTCAATGGGTTTGCTGGCAAAATTTGCTATGATTCTCTGGATCCCGCTAAATTTGCCAAGTGGAAGCCTTTCCTGAAACCTTACCTGGCACTATGTCTCTTCTTTAACATACTCATTTTCTTTGTTGCTCTGATTTGTTTTCTCATGCGGGGCTCTCTGGACAGCACGCTGGCCCAGGGCCTCAAGAATGGCATGAAGTTCTACAGGGACACAGACACTCCCGGAAGATGCTTCATGAAGAAGACCATCGACATGCTCCAAATTGAGTTCAAATGCTGTGGCAACAACGGCTTCAAAGATTGGTTCGAAATTCAGTGGATCAGCAACAGATACCTGGACTTCAGCTCCAAAGAAGTGAAAGA TCGGATCAAAAGCAACGTGGACGGAAGGTACTTGGTGGACGGCGTCCCTTTCAGCTGCTGCAACCCCAGCTCCCCGAGACCCTGCATCCAGTACCAGGTCACCAACAACTCAGCCCACTACAGCTACGACTACCAAACGGAGGAGCTCAACCTCTGGCGCCGTGGCTGCCGGGAAGCCCTCCTGCACTACTACAGCAGCATGATGAGCTCCATGGGTGCTGTCGTCCTCCTCGTCTGGCTTTTTGAG ATGTCCGTGATGGTTGGCTTGCGTCTTCTGCATACCTCTCTGGAAAGCATTGCAAATCCCGAAGACCCTGAATGTGAAAGCGAAGGGTGGGTCCTGGAGAACAACCTGAAGGACACTTTGAAGTCTGCGCTGGAGAGTTTGAAAAAGATTGGTAAGTTCAATCAGGTGGAAGCAGACGCCGAAGGGGCTGAAGGAGAGGAAGGTGGGAAGACGCCAGCCATCACAACGGTCAGTTGA